TGTGACACGCAAATCCGTCAGCGAATAGTAATAACTTTCGCGTCCGGCAACAGAAATAAAACCCGTGCCCGCCTCAAGGAGGGGTTGTTTTTGTGAGACGAGCGAGAGATTGAGATTTTTTGATTTGAGTTGATACGTGAACGGCGCGGTTTCGGTGATTTCTGTCGGCACCTCATGGCGGGTCAGTGGGTCATGGTATGAAACGTAGAGCAGGGGATTCCCGAAGCTCTCGCGCGAAATAAACACCACATGCTGCGCGTCTTTGAGTGCGGTTTGTTTGGTGATGTTGGAAAGTACCGCGTGCGCGAAATACGCGTGCGGCATGTGGCTTTGCAGCGGCAAACTTTTTAAGAACGGAATTTTCGCCTTCGCCACGTCGGCGCGGAAAAGACAGTTGGTGAAACTGTACCGATTGCCGGAAGCATCACGCAAATGGCCGTTCCAATACCACCATTCAATCGTGGCGTCGTGCGATTGCTCGTCGCTGGGAAAAACGATTGGCGTTGGAGGGTTCGGCATATGTTTTCCAGTATACTGCTTTACGACGCCACGGCGCTACTTACATAAAGAAGTGGCCCGAGGCGCTGGTGCGCCTCGGGCCGGTATAAACCGCGTTCGAACATGTGACTTGTCTACGTCTCGGTTCCCGTGAGGAGCGCGACGAGCTCGGCGGCCTCGGCGATCTTCTCCTCGATGATGGGCGCCGGAAACTTCGCCTTTGCCCATTCGGTGGAGAACTTGAGGTTTTTGTGGAATGGCCCCTGGAGCTTGAGCACTTCGAGGGGCGTCTTGCCCCACTCGGTCGCGAGGCCGAAGACCACCTGCTGGATCCACGCGACGCTGAGCGCCTGACTCAAGTCCGCGTCGCGGAGAATCTGTCCCGAAAGACCAACCGCTTCCGATGGTGATGTGTGCGGGAACTCGGTGGCCTTGATGAGCTCCGCGATGTTCTCGAACTCACCCGCGTCTTCGGGGGCGAGATGTTGTTTCAGTCCCGCGATGGCCCGTTCGATGTTTGCTGCGTCGGGACCGGGCACGCCAGTGTGGTCGAAGTCATGGAAGAGCGCCGCGATGAGGAGTGTGCGCACCTCGCGCTTCGTGAGCGTCGTGTCATAGAACATGCACGCGTTGTAGCACAGCCATAGCACGTGGCACATGTGCCGGAAGTTGTGGTACGGGTTGCACAGGTTTTCCGCGCGGTTGAAGACCGATCGGAAGTAGCTGACGAGATTGCCCTCGTAGCGTCCCGTCGCGTTGTTGATGATGGCGGGAATACTGCCGCAGATCTCCAGTGTGGAGCCCATGTTGGCCTCCTTGGTAAGGTGCCGCTAATCTCCCCAAACAACAGCGTCTGAGGTTGCGCTTATGCTAACACGCCGACGCCGATTAAGCAAACGGCTCAACGGCGCCTCCCGTTGAGCCGTTTGGAGTTATTCAAACTCAAGCTTGCGGTCCCCGAGACCCTTTCGGGTCTACCGCATTTTCCCGCGCAAAGCGGTGGGGGTGAGATTCGAACTCACGGTACCCTTTCAGGTACAGCAGTTTTCAAGACTGCCGCCTTAAACCACTCGGCCACCCCACCGTTGGCTCTAGCATAGCCTAAAACAGTAAGTTGTCGCAATACTCGGGGTTGTATAGATAACTTCTCTATGATAGTATTTGCCTCAGTGAAGGCGTAAACGACAAGGAGGTTCCCATGCGTTCGCGTCATGAGATACTGGCGAAGCGGTGGAGGTTTATCGGGATATGGGGCTGGATGGCGAGTGTGCTGATACTATTGGCGCTGAACATCGCGAAGGGATGCGGCGCGCATTGGGCGGAGGTGGCGGTGAGGAGCGGATGGTCCGTGTTTCTTGTTGCCGCTATCTTCGCGCTCTACTTCTACGCTCGGAGCAAGTGGAAGTTTCACGTGCTGCGCTATTGCCGCGCGTGCAAGAGAGAGATGAGCGGCGATAAACCCGAAGAGCGGTGCAACGCGCCAGAATTGTGGGGGCAGTTTGCGGTGTGCGACGCGTGCCGGAGCAACGCGGATTTCTACGCATCGCTGCCAAATTGCGAGCCCTCGCTGTGGAACGAGGAGCTGGCGAAACGATGGTTTCGCATATTGCTTAGGGCATTGGGATGCATCGTGGTACTCATGATCGTTTCTCTCATCCCAAACGGTGAGCCCTTGAGTGATATCGCGCTCGTGCTACTGCTTTGTGTGTTGCCCGTGTCATTTCTCTCTTCCGAGAAGTGGAACGCGTACAACACGGCATTCTGCGTCCGTTGCAAGCGCGACATCGCGCTCTGTGAATCCCGGGTGTGGGTGAATAGCGCGGCGGTGGTTTGTGAACAATGCGATGACGTGGAGTGTAGAAACAATGACGACGACGATGACGGCGATGAGTTCGCCGGCGCGTGAAGAAATGACGCCGCTCGGTTCCAGTCGGGACCGAGCGGATTCTTTTTATACAGTTGCATTAAAAATGCTTTCGTGATAATATGTCATCAGTGTTGAGGTGGCGGTTTCCAAGTTTAACGGAGGTGCTTATGAATTCCCGGATGTGGAGAGTCGTTGAGGTGGTCGGCACGGCGCTTGTGGTATGCGATACGATACTGCTTGCCGCGTGCTGGTTGCTTATGCAGTTCGTTCTCGCCATGGTCGCGCGCGGGATTTGGCGCACAACTCCCGGCTGGCACGGCGTGGTCGGAGCCGCGACGTTCGCGCTATTCACGACAATACTCTGGGCGCTTGCCGTGTGGAGTATGCGGCACGCTCGTCTTCGCGATGACTTGTAAACGAAGAACTCGCGCTATATCGCCCTGGCTATTGTCAGGGCGATCACTATTTTCGCGCCCGCGGTTTTGAGCATCCGGACGGCTTCGCCGATGGTCGCGCCGGTGGTGAACACATCATCAACGAGTAGGATATTTTTTCCTGCGATGGCGGTGCTGTGTGGATTTATCGCAAACGCATCTGCAAGATTCGCGCTGCGTTCCGCGCGATCGCGCATCTTTGCCTGTGCGGGGGTTGCTTTGACGCGCTGAAGCACGTCCGTTACGAGCGGCAAGCGAAGATGCGCCGCAACGTGCGTCGCAAGTAGTTCAGCCTGATTGAAGCCGCGTTCCTCAAACCGGTCGGCGTGAAGCGGCACAGGCAAGACAGTGAACCCCAAAAAATGATAATCAAGCGTCGTAAGATATTGCGCGAGAAGCCCGGCGAGCGGCACGGCGGCAGCGCGCAATTTTCCATATTTCAAGCGCCATATGAGTTTTTGCACCGCTTCGTTGCGGTATGAGGCGGCGCTGCCTAGCATGTAAAGTGCCTCGGGGTGACAAATTTTCGCGTTCCCGGGCAACCGCGCGCCGCAAACAGAACAAAACAGCGTGTCAAAAAGCGCGATGCTGCCAAAGCACGCAGCGCAAACATTTTGCGTTTTTTCTTCCGGCAAAAGATTTTTCTCGCACGCAAAACAGAGCGGCGGGAAAAGAATGTCCAGCACCGTGTCTTTTATTGCCGCAAGCGACGGGATTTTCATGATATACTGATGGTATGGTGATTGCCGGCGAATGGCAAATTGTTTAGAGCTTATAGGATTTGTCATTCCGGGCTTGACCCGGAATCCAGTGTGTGCAAATTCTGGATTCCCGCTGGAGTTTACCCGCCTTTGGCGGGCGGGAATGACACTGTTATTTTTATGGAGTTTAATTTTTTTAAAAACCTTTTTTCTCCGCGCACCTATCTTGGCGTGGACATCGGCACCACGTCATTAAAAATCGTGGAGATGAAGCGCGGGAAAGAGAACGTCGAATTGTTGAACTACGGCTATCTGGAAAGTTTTGATTATTTGGAACGCGCGAACGAGGCGTTTCAGACGAGTACCTTAAAGTTGCAGGAGGAGACGGTGGCGAAATACTTGCGGGCACTCATGAAAGAAAGCGGTATTGCCGCGCGTCCGGTGATTGCCGCGCTTCCGTCGTTTTCATCGTTCACCACACTTATTGAAGTGCCGATGCTCTCGGACGAAGAGCTGGGTAATTCCATGCAGCTGCAGGCAAAACAGTATGTGCCGATGCCGATAACGGAAGTGAAGCTGGACTGGCAAAAAGTGGGGGAGCGGCGCGACACCGACGGCCGTGTGCTGCAGCAGGTGCTGCTCATTTCGGTGCCAAATGAAGTCATCAGCCGCTATCAGAACATTTTCAAGCGCGCGGGGTTGAACCTCCTGGCGCTGGAAGTTGAAGGTGTAAGTTTGGCGCGCGCCTTGACTACCGGTACTACCGGCCCATCGCTCGTGATGGACATCGGTTCGCGTTCAACAACGATAGTGGTCGCCGAAGGGGGATTGATGAAATTCGCGGGGCAGACCGATTTTGCGGGCGCGACGCTCACGCAAACCGTCGCGACGGGGTTAAAACTCGGTAATCGCCGCGCGGAAGAAATGAAGCGGCACCGTGGCTTGACCGGAGCGGCGGGAGAGTATGAGTTATTCACACTGCTGTGCCCAATGGTAGATGTTATAATAAATGAAGGAATGCGTGTAAAGAAAAATTACGAAACGCTGTATAAAACAGCCGTTTCACGCATCGTCCTTTCCGGCGCAAGCGCGAACTTGCCCGGTCTTGACCGTTACATCGCGAAAGAAACGGGTCTCGCGGTTTCGCACGCGGAACCGTTCGCGCATATCACCTACCCCATGCGTATGGCGCCATTTCTTTCAGATTTGGGGCCGGTACTTTCGGTGGCGATTGGGTTAGGACAAAAGGAGTTGTGATGGGATAAAATAAAGCATAAAAACAACGAAGCAATAAAGCATAAAAATACAAAAGCAAGAAAGCGCACAAGAGCGCCGCGTTGCTTCTATGCTTAGTTGCTCAAATGTTTTTTTGTGCCACACGATGCCAGAGCTTTTACAAAATAACAGCGCGTTGCAGGATCGCGACACCGGACCAGGTGTGCCGTGGAAGATTTTTTTATTCTCTATCATTTTACTTTCCACCGCGGTCGCGGGATATGTCGGCGTTCGCGCCGGGTATGAGCCGTATGTCGCGGGAAAGTTGGATACAGTGAACGCGGGGCTCAAAGCGCTCTCCGAAGCGGTGCCGGAGCGTGATCAGGCAAATCTTTTTAAGTTTTATTCCCAGATCGTGAACTTGAAGGGGCTGTTGGACAAACACGTCATTGCGAGTAAAGTCCCCGCGTTTTTAGAAAAAACAACGAATGCAAAAGTTGTGTATACGAATCTCGGCGTAGACGCGATGCGCCGCATTGTGACGCTTGAAGGATTAACTGACCGCTATGAGACATTGAGCGAGCAGTTGGAAGCCATTCGACAGTCATCGGATGTTGAATCGTATTTGTTGAATGAATCGCGCACCACGGAAGGAAAGGTGCGTTTTCGAATTTCCGCGACACTAAGACCCGAGTTGTTTCGTGATTAAAAAACATGCGCCATTCTACTAAACGCATCTTGAGCTTATTCGGCAGCGCGGCATGCTTTGTCGCGGCGCTTATTGTCTACGCCGCGTTTTTGCAGCCGCTCTATGCGAGCGTCAACACCATGCGCGGTGAGCTCGCGGCAAAGTCAAAACTGTACGACGACCAGCAGCGCATCATTGCGAAAGTGAACGATCTTGTCGCGCAGTATCAAGGCAAAGTGAAAATTCAGGACACTATTTCCACCACGCTTCCGTTTGAACCTAACGCGTCGTTTGTTGTGGCACAGCTTTCGGCAATCGCGGCGGGGAATAGTGTCGCGGTGCAGGAATTGAACACGCAATTGCTGCCGGTGGATAAGCCATTAGCAAACATGGGTGGTCTTAAAGGGTTGGGCCGTATGCGCGTTTCGGTGAAACTACTCGGCTCGTACGCGGGGCTTAAAGGATTTTTGCAGGGCGTGGAAACCAATTTGCGGCTCATGGATCTTGTGGAGGCGAAAGTTGAATCAATGCCGAAAAGCCCGGATACGCTTTCCTTCGCGTTGCTTATTGACGCATATTATCAGGCCGCGCAGTAGCAAAGAAGCAATAAAGCAAAAAATCAAGAAAACAACGAAGCATCTATGCTAGATTCTAGATACTAAATTCTAAACACCCTATGCCATTCATCGTTCCCGAAAAACAAAAAAGCATTCCATGGTTCGCGATTATCGCGACGCTGTTTATTGTTGCCGTGATTATTGTGGGCGCGTATTATCTCTTTTTCTCGCCGGCGCCGGCGATTGAAGTACTTGTTCCCGCGCCGCTTCAGAGCGCGAATCAACTCTCGTTCATTGAAGTGGACCCGACCACGGTCATCAACAGCAAAGATTTCCGCACGCTCCGCAGTTACACGGGGTTATTGGGCGTGGGGACACAAGGGAGGCAAAATCCGTTTCTGCCGTTCTAGTGTAACGTCAGGGGTCGGGTGACCGGTGACCGACGTCCGACGACCGATGTCCGATGTCCGATGACCCTCGTCTTCCGTCTTCCGTCACCCAACACCTGACACCCGACACCAGACATCAAACCATGGACTCCAAACTTCTTCTTAAATCATTAGTAGACGCCGGCCTCTTGACGCAAGAGGCGCTTTCCAGCGTGCTCCGCGAATCAACATCGCTCCAGAAAGACGTAGAGAGTATTATTGTTGAGCGGAAAATTGTTGCTGAGCCGGAATTGGCGAAAGTGAAAAGCCGCATTGTGGGTGTGCCGTACAAAGCCGTGGAGGCAGGCAGCATCAGCGATGAGGTGTTAAAAATGGTTCCGGAGGAGACCGCGCGTGGCTACAAAATTTTACCTATCGGGTTGGAGAAAAATCTGCTGATTGTCGGGATGCTGAATCCGGACGACACCGCGGCGCAGGAAGCCCTGCGGTTTATCGGAAAGCAAAACAAAGTGAGTTTGGGTGTGTATCTCATCACCAAAAGCGATCTCGACGCCGGGCTACGCCGCTACGCGCCGTTTGCAAATGAAATTCAGGAGGCGGTGAAGGGGCTGAAGTTGAAAGGTGGGGAGACCACGGCGCGCGTTGTGCAGTTGGAAGAAGGCGGGACACGTGTGGCGGAAGAGGCGCCGGTGATCAAAATCGTTGCGTCGCTTATTAAGGAAGCGGTAAATATCAACGCCTCCGACATTCACATTGAGCCGCAACGTACGCGTCTGCGCATCCGCTACCGCGTGGACGGCCGGTTGCAGGAGGCGACGTCGTTGCCGTTGGCGCTGCATCAACCGATTGTCTCGCGCGTGAAAGTGCTTTCGGAACTGAAGATTGATGAAACACGCATCCCGCAAGACGGCCGTTTTCGTTCGGCATTGTTCGGCCGCGACATCGACTTCCGCGTTTCCACATTTCCGACGCCGACGGGGGAGAAGGTGGCTATCCGTGTGCTTGACCCAACGGTGGGATTAAAAACATTGAGCGACATTGGCATGCTTCCGCTTGTTGAGGAAAAAATCCGCGCCGCCATTCAAAAACCGTTCGGTATGGTGCTCGTCACCGGCCCCACGGGCTCCGGAAAAACAACGACGCTCTACGCGCTCCTCCAGATTTTGAACAGCGAGGAGGCGAACATTGTGAGCTTGGAAGATCCGGTGGAGTATGTGGTGGACGGGTTGAACCAATCGCAGGTGCGTCCGGAGATCGGGTATGATTTTGCCTCCGGCTTGCGCCAGATTTTGCGGCAGGACCCCGACATCGTCATGGTCGGGGAAATCCGAGACAATGAAACCGCGGCGCTTGCCGTGCACGCGGCGCTTACCGGACACGTGGTACTCTCAACCCTTCACACAAATAACGCGTTAAGTGTTATCCCGCGTCTGATTGACATGAAGGTGGATGCGTTTTTGTTGCCGTCGGCGTTGAATATCATGTTGGCACAGCGGCTGGTGGCGCGTCTTTGCCAAAAATGTAAAACCGAAAGCGCTCCGTCCGAAGATTTGCTCGCGGAAATCAAAAAAGAAGCGGACCGGCTTCCGGCAGCGGTAAAAAAATTGTTGCCGGAAAAAGGCGGGTACAATATTTATCATTCGCCCGGATGCGCGGCGTGCAACGGCAAGGGCGTTGAAGGGCGCGTGGCGTTGTTCGAGGTGTTGGAAATGACCAAGGAGTTGGGTGACGTGACCACCAGCGGAGTCACCGAAAGCAAAGTTGCCGAGGAAGCGCGTCGGCAGGGGATGGTGACCATGCGCCAAGATGGTGTGGTCAAAGCCCTGCAGGGCCTCGTCGCTATGGAGGAAGTGCTTCGGGAAACGAGTGAATGATGGTATAATAAGCAAGAAAGCAATAAAACAATAAAGCAATAAAAACACAAAAGCAAGAAAGTGCACGAGAACGCTCCGTTGCTTCTATGCTTACTTGCTTAAATGTTTTCTTTCGTGCCATGACCGAACATCAACAAAAACTGAACGAATTATTATTGACCACCGCGACGCAGAACGCGTCGGATTTGCATATTGCCGTCGGACGGAAGCCCATCATCCGGGTTGACGGCGCGCTTATTCCGCTTCAAAAAGAACCCGTCATAACGCCGGAGGAGGCGACCGGGCTTATTATGGCGCTCTTGACTCCGGAGCAAAAGAAACAGCTTGAGGAAGAAAAAGAAATTGATTTCGCATACGCCTTCGAAGACAAGGCCCGCTTTCGCGTGAACGTGTATTCCCAGCGTGGATTTTTGGCGGCGGCGCTTCGTCTTATTCCTGCCAAAATCCAAACGATTGAAGAGCTGAACCTGCCGCCAATTTTACACGATTTCACGAAACTTTCGCAAGGTTTCATTCTCGTGGTCGGTCCCGCCGGTCACGGCAAGTCCACAACCATCGCCGCGATGACCGATGAAGTGAACCATACGCGCATGGACCACATCATCACGATTGAAGATCCGATTGAATATCTATTTGAACAGGACCGCGCCATCATCTCCCAGCGCGAAGTGAAGCTGGACACGCCAACATTTCATCGCGCGCTTCGCTCGCTCCTTCGGCAAGATCCGGACGTCGTGATGATCGGCGAAATGCGCGACCACATATCGTTTTCCACCGCGTTGACCGCCGCCGAAACTGGACACTTGGTGTTTTCAACGTTGCACACTAACTCCGCTTCGCAGACCATTGACCGCATCATTGACACCTTCCCGGCGGAACAGCAGGGTCAGGTGACTTCGCAATTGGCCGCGACGCTCGTCGCCATTGTCTCCGAACGGCTGGTGAGCAAAGTGGACGGAGGCAGGGTGCCTGCCTGTGAAATCATGATTGTGAACTCCGCCATCCGCAATCTTATCCGCGAGCGCAAGTCCTATCAAATTGACCTCGTGATTGAAACAAGTATGCAGGAGGGGATGATGTCGCTGAACCGTTCGCTCGTGAATTTGGTGAAACAGCGGATGATCACGCCGGAAGTCGCGGAAACTTATTCGCAAAATCCGTCGGAATTAAGAATTCTTCTTCAAAGGATTTAATAGGACCTATAAGTCCAATAGGTCTTATAGGACTTATATGGTGCCATGAAATACCAATACAGCGCGCGCACAAAATCCGGTGAGATGCAGATGGGTTATGTGGAATCCGGCAGCCGCGAGGCGGCGTTCCAGATG
This sequence is a window from bacterium. Protein-coding genes within it:
- the pilM gene encoding type IV pilus assembly protein PilM; protein product: MEFNFFKNLFSPRTYLGVDIGTTSLKIVEMKRGKENVELLNYGYLESFDYLERANEAFQTSTLKLQEETVAKYLRALMKESGIAARPVIAALPSFSSFTTLIEVPMLSDEELGNSMQLQAKQYVPMPITEVKLDWQKVGERRDTDGRVLQQVLLISVPNEVISRYQNIFKRAGLNLLALEVEGVSLARALTTGTTGPSLVMDIGSRSTTIVVAEGGLMKFAGQTDFAGATLTQTVATGLKLGNRRAEEMKRHRGLTGAAGEYELFTLLCPMVDVIINEGMRVKKNYETLYKTAVSRIVLSGASANLPGLDRYIAKETGLAVSHAEPFAHITYPMRMAPFLSDLGPVLSVAIGLGQKEL
- a CDS encoding GspE/PulE family protein; translation: MDSKLLLKSLVDAGLLTQEALSSVLRESTSLQKDVESIIVERKIVAEPELAKVKSRIVGVPYKAVEAGSISDEVLKMVPEETARGYKILPIGLEKNLLIVGMLNPDDTAAQEALRFIGKQNKVSLGVYLITKSDLDAGLRRYAPFANEIQEAVKGLKLKGGETTARVVQLEEGGTRVAEEAPVIKIVASLIKEAVNINASDIHIEPQRTRLRIRYRVDGRLQEATSLPLALHQPIVSRVKVLSELKIDETRIPQDGRFRSALFGRDIDFRVSTFPTPTGEKVAIRVLDPTVGLKTLSDIGMLPLVEEKIRAAIQKPFGMVLVTGPTGSGKTTTLYALLQILNSEEANIVSLEDPVEYVVDGLNQSQVRPEIGYDFASGLRQILRQDPDIVMVGEIRDNETAALAVHAALTGHVVLSTLHTNNALSVIPRLIDMKVDAFLLPSALNIMLAQRLVARLCQKCKTESAPSEDLLAEIKKEADRLPAAVKKLLPEKGGYNIYHSPGCAACNGKGVEGRVALFEVLEMTKELGDVTTSGVTESKVAEEARRQGMVTMRQDGVVKALQGLVAMEEVLRETSE
- a CDS encoding PilT/PilU family type 4a pilus ATPase, which encodes MTEHQQKLNELLLTTATQNASDLHIAVGRKPIIRVDGALIPLQKEPVITPEEATGLIMALLTPEQKKQLEEEKEIDFAYAFEDKARFRVNVYSQRGFLAAALRLIPAKIQTIEELNLPPILHDFTKLSQGFILVVGPAGHGKSTTIAAMTDEVNHTRMDHIITIEDPIEYLFEQDRAIISQREVKLDTPTFHRALRSLLRQDPDVVMIGEMRDHISFSTALTAAETGHLVFSTLHTNSASQTIDRIIDTFPAEQQGQVTSQLAATLVAIVSERLVSKVDGGRVPACEIMIVNSAIRNLIRERKSYQIDLVIETSMQEGMMSLNRSLVNLVKQRMITPEVAETYSQNPSELRILLQRI
- a CDS encoding ComF family protein: MTNPISSKQFAIRRQSPYHQYIMKIPSLAAIKDTVLDILFPPLCFACEKNLLPEEKTQNVCAACFGSIALFDTLFCSVCGARLPGNAKICHPEALYMLGSAASYRNEAVQKLIWRLKYGKLRAAAVPLAGLLAQYLTTLDYHFLGFTVLPVPLHADRFEERGFNQAELLATHVAAHLRLPLVTDVLQRVKATPAQAKMRDRAERSANLADAFAINPHSTAIAGKNILLVDDVFTTGATIGEAVRMLKTAGAKIVIALTIARAI